In Desulfofustis limnaeus, the genomic stretch CCGCTTCTTCGATCCGCGGCCGGGAAAAATCGAGCAGATTTTTGACGATGCCGGCGATCCGCTGGCTCTGGTCGATGATCCGGGAGGCGATTTTCTCGCCCTGTTCGTTGGGGGACAGGTCGCGCAGCATCTGCGCATAATTGAGGATGCCGTTGATCGGATTGTTGATCTCGTGCGCCACTCCGGCGGCCAATTCACCAATGGAGGCCAATTGCGCGGCCCGGATTGCTTCCGCCCGGTGCCGTTCCTCCTCGGTCATGTCGCGAGCGACGAGCAGGGTCATATCGTCGTTTACCGAGGCCCGCGGGCAGGGGCTGATGGTGAGCAGATAATCGCCGTGCAGGCCGTTGAGTTCGGTATGCAGAATTCGGCTCTTGCCGCTCTGGACAATGGTTTCCAGGGGGCAGGCGGTTTCCCGCTGGCGGCCGCCGTGGAGGATGACGCAGAGCGATTTGCCGATGACCTCCTCCCGGTTCTTCCGGGAAGCGGTGAGGGTGGCATGGTTGGCGTCGAGGATGGTGCCGGAGCGGTTGACGATCAGGGCCGGATCTTGGATGGTGGAAAAGATGTTTTCCCATTTGGCGACGGCACTGTCGTAGCGGCGATCAGCGGCCAGTCGATCGGTGATGTCGAGGCCGAACAATACCATGCCAACCGTACCTTTTTCCACGTCGGGTTTGATCGAGCTATGCCAGTCGATGGTGCGCTGGCCGCCGTCACGGGTCGACAGTGGGGCGCGGAAGCTGAGATGGTGGGGCTCGCTCTTCAACAGGTCGGAGATGAGGTTCTGGTAATGTGGTCGGCTTTCCGGGGCAAGCAGCACGTCGACCCAGTAACGCTGCAGAACCTCCTGCTGCAGGAAACCGGTGACCCGTTCCGCCTCCTGGTTGAACCGGATGATCTTGCCGCAGGGGGTTACCGAGACCATCAGGGCCTGGATGGAGTCGATGATCTCGTTGTTGAAGTCGCGTTCTGACTGGAGTAGAAGCGAGACGTTGTGGGCGAACAGAGCCAGGGACAGATCGGTGATGGTGCCGTCGAGAAAATCCAGTTCGGATTTGGGAAACGAACTGCTTTCGATGGAATAGACGGCGACCACCCCGTAGACCTGATCGCGGTGGGCCAGCGGCCAATAGCTGGCTGACCGAAACGAGAACTCTCCGGGCAGCAGGGGGATGTGCAGCGGCGGGTTGATCTGTTTCTGCACGATCCGTTTGCGTTTTTCGATGGCCCGCCGCGCCGGTTCAATGATCGGTTCGGCGAGCAGTACCTGTTTGCGGAACAACTCCTTGGTGCCGTCATGCCGCTGCACCGGAAGAAAGAAGGCGAGCGGCAGCAGATGGTTGTCTTCGGGGTTCCAGCGGCCCACCCAGCCGCCGCAGAAATCACTGTTGTCCAGCATGATTTCGCCACACCTGGTTAGGATCTCGTTGCGGCTGAGCCGGGACAGATCGGCGTTGCTCAGACGGTTGATGGCGCGCAACACTTTGGTTCGACGGAGCAGGACCTTGGTGCCGAAGGCGGCCGGGGGCGATGTCGACGCTGCCATGTGACCTGGTCTCCCTGGAAGCACTTTTTCGAAGTGGTTCAACAACCGTGTTGCAAGTAACAACCGGTGGAACCGACACCAGTATACCACATAATTGTGGCATCACCGGGCGGCGGGGTCCTATGTTGTCGTTTTATGCAACTTTCACACCCGAAAACAGCTTCGCCGCCTCCGGGAGTTGTCCGGAGGCGGCGAGGTCTGGCGTGTCGGCGGAAAATCGGATCAGGCAGCCGTAGAAGGGAGGTAGGGGGTGACGTCCTTGACGTAGTGGGTCATCACCTTGTAGTTGCTGCGGTTCAGGGCGGCAACAGCACGGGCCCCGTCATCGCCGGGAATGCGCAGAATGACCTGATAGATGCCGGGGTGATGGCGCAGCGGCCAGGTGACCATACTCTTGATGTTGATGGCATGATCGCGCAGGAGGGCGCTTATCTCGGCCAGGGTGCCGATGCGGTCCTCAACCAACACGCTGATGCGCACCGATTCCTCGCTCATGCCGATGGCCTCGAGCAGCACATGCATGACATCGGTGCTGGTGACGATACCGACCAGGTCGTCGCCTTCGATGACCGGCAGCGAATTGATATTGTTGGTCTGCATGATATAGGCGGCCCGTTCGATGGTCGTCTCCGGGGTGACGGTGACCACGGTCTTGACCATGATCATCTTGACCGTGATCTTGTCCAGCAGGTACCCCAGTTCGTGGGCGCTCAGGGTGGTTGCCGGCGAGGCCCAGTATTGTCTCAGGTCACGATCCGACAAGAGTCCGATCAGCTTTCCCTTGTCGTTGACCACCAGCAGGTGATCGATCCGTTTCTCTTCGATGAGTTTCCGCGCTTCCACAAGCGTCGCTTCGGGTGGAACGGTGATCAGGTCGGTGTGCATGATCCGGCCGATATACATGATAGCCCTCCTGGTAGTGGCGAACGGGATAAAAGTGTTGTTTCTCCCCCTTGTCTCTGCATTATACGGTATCGGCGCGGGAAAACAACTACATTCGCCGGATAACAGACGGCAATAAATGAAGATTTTGTCCGGTTCGAGGACGGGTTGCCAGGGCTGGAGAGGTCGACGGTCGACGCTTCTGCCCCAGATAAAAAGGTTCATCCAACGTAGGGTACATATCTGCGATCGGGGAGGTGAAGGGCATCGCTGGAAAACGCCTCGCGGAGGCCCGCTGGCGCGCCACAATAGGCCCCGTAGGGTTGCGGACAGGACGTCCGCAACTGACAGCAGGCCATGGATGGCCTGTCTGTCAGCCGTGGTGTGACAGCGATCAGGCCGAAGAGCAGCGTTTGGAAGCGATGTCCTTCGCCGGTTCTTCTACCCGTCACGGCAAAAAGGAGGCTTGAGCCGGATCAACCAAAAAAAACTTGCTCGATTTCCTGATTTCAGAGTAGTTTTCCCAATTACCTCGAAACTCGGCTCGGTCCGGGCCGACGTGCCAGCGATCATTGGAATTCAATACAAGGAGTGAAACACATCGTTTCTCATGACTGAACGCACAGCAGATACCATACGATGGCTCTCCGGAAACGAGGCGATTGCCCTCGGCGCCTGGGAAGCAGGGGTCCGGGTCGCCTCCGGCTATCCGGGAACGCCGTCCACCGAAATCATGGAACACCTCTCCGGCTACGAGGGGGTGTACACCGAGTGGGCACCCAATGAAAAAGTCGCGCTTGAGGTGGCCATCGGGGCGTCTTTCGCCGGCGGTCGGGCCCTGGCGACCATGAAGCATGTGGGGCTCAACGTGGCCGCCGATCCGCTGTTCACCGCCGCCTACACCGGCGGCCGGGGCGGGTTGGTGATCCTCACCGCCGACGATCCTGACATGCATTCCTCGCAAAACGAACAGGATAACCGCAATTACGCGCTGGCGGCCAAGCTGCCCATGCTCGAGCCGAGCGATCCGGCCGAGTCCCGTGAATTCGTCAAGATCGCCTTCGCCCTGAGCGAGGAGTTGGATACCCCGGTGTTGCTGCGGATCACCACCCGGATCGCCCATGTCAAAGGGGTGGTCGGGACCGGTGAGCGTGTTGAATCGCCGCTGCAGCCACGCATCGAAAAGCATCCCGAGAAGTTCGTCATGTTGCCGGCTATGGCGCGTCGACGCCGGCTTCATGTGGAAGAGCGGATGCAACGCAGCCGGGCACTGGCCGAGACGGTACCGTACAACCGGGTTGAAGCGGGTGATCGGAAGCGCGGCTTCATCACCTCGAGTGTGTCCTATCTCTACGTCAAGGAGGCCTTCCCTGA encodes the following:
- a CDS encoding CBS and ACT domain-containing protein; the encoded protein is MYIGRIMHTDLITVPPEATLVEARKLIEEKRIDHLLVVNDKGKLIGLLSDRDLRQYWASPATTLSAHELGYLLDKITVKMIMVKTVVTVTPETTIERAAYIMQTNNINSLPVIEGDDLVGIVTSTDVMHVLLEAIGMSEESVRISVLVEDRIGTLAEISALLRDHAINIKSMVTWPLRHHPGIYQVILRIPGDDGARAVAALNRSNYKVMTHYVKDVTPYLPSTAA
- a CDS encoding PAS domain S-box protein, translating into MAASTSPPAAFGTKVLLRRTKVLRAINRLSNADLSRLSRNEILTRCGEIMLDNSDFCGGWVGRWNPEDNHLLPLAFFLPVQRHDGTKELFRKQVLLAEPIIEPARRAIEKRKRIVQKQINPPLHIPLLPGEFSFRSASYWPLAHRDQVYGVVAVYSIESSSFPKSELDFLDGTITDLSLALFAHNVSLLLQSERDFNNEIIDSIQALMVSVTPCGKIIRFNQEAERVTGFLQQEVLQRYWVDVLLAPESRPHYQNLISDLLKSEPHHLSFRAPLSTRDGGQRTIDWHSSIKPDVEKGTVGMVLFGLDITDRLAADRRYDSAVAKWENIFSTIQDPALIVNRSGTILDANHATLTASRKNREEVIGKSLCVILHGGRQRETACPLETIVQSGKSRILHTELNGLHGDYLLTISPCPRASVNDDMTLLVARDMTEEERHRAEAIRAAQLASIGELAAGVAHEINNPINGILNYAQMLRDLSPNEQGEKIASRIIDQSQRIAGIVKNLLDFSRPRIEEAEPVKCPSLLQDCIELVRHQLTKDDIKLEFEFDKPLPLIYCNASQVQQVLLNVISNSRYALNERYAKPHPNKKIFFHGSLIHHGRTPYVRISVTDYGTGLEHRLIERVFEPFFSTKPDGQGTGLGLSISYGLIRDNGGYLRIKSRYGSYTTVQLDLPVVAGEGGTHA